The Streptomyces halobius genomic interval CCACGTCGGTCGCATCCGTATTCGACGTGGAGGAAAACCATGAGGCAGCGCAGGGCGTCGGACGCGGCGGCATCGTTGACGGCGGATCTGGCGATATGCGCCACGATCCGTCCTCGGCGTTCCAGGCCAAGGCGGCGACCGAGGGCGCGTTCACCGGTCTGCTGCTCGGGCTGGGCGCGGTGGCGCTGCCGGTCCTGCAGGCCGCGTAGGGCGTACGGGGACGGGGCGGGGCGGGGCGGGGCCGGGCGGGCGAGGTCCGGGCCGGGTGTGGGGCCGGTGTGGGGGCCCGGTCCGGACCTCACCCGAGGGGCGGGCCCGGTCCGGAAGCCGATGGCATGTACCTGACCTCATGGAGTCGGCGTCCTGGTGTCGGCATGTACGTCCCATCGAACGGCCGCCGGATCGGTCCCGGACGGGGGGCCGTACGAGTTGCTTCCGTGGCACCGCCTCCCGTCCTGCCGCATCCGGCCCCACCGCCGTGCTTACGATCCACACCGGCCACCGGTCGGAAGGGTGGAAGGGAACGCCACGATGAGAGCCGTAGCAGTCAGCGCATTCGGCGAACAGCCGCAGCTCATGGATCTGCCGCAGCCCGAGCCAGGGCCGGGGGAGGTTCTGGTGCGGCTGGCGGCCGCCGGACTCAACCCCGTCGACTGGAAGATCGCCGACGGGATGTTCGGCGACGCCAAACCGGCCTCCTTCCCCCTGGTCCTGGGCACGGACGGGGCGGGCGAGGTGGTCGGGATCGGCACCGGCGTACGGCGGTTCACGGTCGGCGACGCGGTCTTCGGCCAGTTCCAGCGCCCGGAGCAGGGCGGCGGCTCGTACTGCGAACTGGCGGTCGCCGACGAGAACTCCATCGCCCCGGCGGCCCGCAGCGTCACCTACGCCACCTCCGCCGCCCTGCCGACGGCAGGCATGACCGCGTACAACCTCGTCGAGGAGACCCGGGTCAGCGAGGGCCTGCGGGTGCTGATCGTCGGCGCGACCGGCGGCGTCGGCACCCTCGCCACCCAGCTAGCGCACGGCCGCGGCGCCGACGTGATCGCCACCGCCCGTCCCGTCAACGCCGATCTGATGATGACGCTGGGCGCCACCGAAACCGTCGACCACACCCAGGGCCCCGTCGCCGACCAGGTCCTCGCCCGCCACCCCGAAGGCGTCGACGTCCTCCTCGATCTGACCAGCGGCCCCGAGGAGTTCGACGCCATGACCCGGGCCGTACGGGACGGCGGCACGGCCGTCTCCACCATCGGTTCGGCCGACGCCGACGCCCTGACCGAGAAGAACCTCCGCGGCTTCAACTTCGCCAACCGCCCCTCGCCCCAGCTCCTGGAGATCCTCGCAGGCCAGGTCGACGCGGGTCGTCTGACGGTTCTGGTGGGCCGCGAGGTCCCGTTGGAGGAGGCCCCCGACGCCCTGGAGCTCAGCCGCAGCGGCCGGGCGCGGGGGAAGACGGTACTGGCGATCACGGGCTGACGGGCTGGTGATACGGGCTGAGGCGTCTGGCGGTTACGGGCTGACCTGCCGCCCGGGGATGCGCACCCCTTGCTCGGCCGGTGCCGCCTTGAGGTAGCCGGTGACGCCGGGCCCGGAAGCGGGTGTGACCGGTGCGGCCGACGTGCCGCAGGCACCAGTCCTGGGGCCCGCCCAGGCGTCGTCCCGGCCGGAGGACGCGGCGCAGACGGGTGCAACCACACCCGCCCCGGAGCGCGATTCGACCCCGCCTTATGTGCCGGAAACTGCGCGATCTGCGGCCGGACCGTCGGTGCAGAGCCCGGTCAGCCAGTGGCGCAGCACCAGAAGCCGGACGGCGGCAACGAGATGTGCCCCGGTTCGGGCACTCCGGCTGTCTAGGCAGGAGCCTGTGAGGACCTCGGTTGTGGCTGGGGGCTTCCATGCGCCCGGACCTTGTGTGTGAGGTCTCCTCGGCGAGGTCAAGAAGAATCGTCAGGCCGTGACGGCGGCGGGCCGGTGTCACGCCACCGCTCAAGCGTCGGGTCCCGGCGCGCGTCGTACACACCACTGCCCCGGCAGTGTTTGCATTCGGCCGCGCGGTGGACGGTCTCGGCCGGGCCATGGAACGGGTCCACGCCGGAGGAGTACGCCAGTGCCCGCGTGACATAGCCGGTGCCGCCGCACCAATGGCACATCGTGTCGGCCGGTTCGGGGGTGTTCTTGCGGTCGTTCATCGCGCTTGCCCTCCAACGTCACCCAGCGTAGAACGCCGCGCGCCAGGTGAGGCGATCGCGCCGACGTCGTGCGTGCGGCTAGGCGCGCCGGGCGCGCGTCCGGGACGGCGAACGCAGTGCACGGGCGATCGGCGGTACCACGGCGGCCAACGTCGCCGTCAGCAGCGCGATGAAGACGACGACCCAGATGCCGGTGCGCAGGGAACCGGTGAGCACGTCGAAGCACGCCTCGGCGGCCGGGCGGGAGACCACGGCGGGCAGGGCGTCCAGGGTGCGGGTACGGATCAGTGCGAGCGCCGCGGCCAGCAGCGCGGCCGCCGTCGCGCAGATCGACGCCGTCCAGATCAGGGCCCGTCGTCGGCGTCGCGCCAGCAGCAGCCCGGACAGCAGACAGAGCGCGGCGACCGGTGGCAGCATCACCGCGCCGCTGCGTACGGCCTGGTAGGCGGCGCGGACGCGGGGGATGTCCGGGGACTTCAGCAGCACGACCCGGGTGCCGGTGCGCGGCACCCGGCGGGCGATGTCGATGCCCAGGCCGTTCCCGGACAGCTGGTGTTTGACGCGGGCGATGACCGGTGTGAAGTC includes:
- a CDS encoding NADP-dependent oxidoreductase — protein: MRAVAVSAFGEQPQLMDLPQPEPGPGEVLVRLAAAGLNPVDWKIADGMFGDAKPASFPLVLGTDGAGEVVGIGTGVRRFTVGDAVFGQFQRPEQGGGSYCELAVADENSIAPAARSVTYATSAALPTAGMTAYNLVEETRVSEGLRVLIVGATGGVGTLATQLAHGRGADVIATARPVNADLMMTLGATETVDHTQGPVADQVLARHPEGVDVLLDLTSGPEEFDAMTRAVRDGGTAVSTIGSADADALTEKNLRGFNFANRPSPQLLEILAGQVDAGRLTVLVGREVPLEEAPDALELSRSGRARGKTVLAITG